ACGTGATCCCCTGCACCGTCCCGGCCGCGGAGCTGGCGGCCCGGCTGGCCGGCGTCCGCCGTCGCATCGAGGCCGCCGGCGGCGACCCCGAGGCGGTGCGGGTGGTGGGCGTGACCAAGGGCTTCGACCGCTCGGCGGTGGAGCGGGCCCGGGAGGCCGGCCTGGCCGACCTGGGGGAGAGCTACGCCCAGGAGATGGTGGCCAAGGCCCCGGGGCCCGAGCCGGGCCTGCGCTGGCACTGGGTGGGCCGCCTCCAGCGCAACAAGGTCCGCCAGGTCGCCCCCCTGGTGGCCCTGTGGCACAGCATCGACCGGGCCGAGCTGGGGGCCGAGGTGGCCCGCCGGGCGCCGGGGGCGTCGGTGCTGGCCCAGGTGAACACGTCCGGCGAGGCCAGCAAGGCCGGGTGCCCGCCGGGCCGGGTGGCCGCCCTGGTGGCCGACCTGCGGGCCGAGGGCCTGGCCGTGGCCGGCCTGATGACGGTGGCCGCGCCGGGCCCGGCCGCGGCCCGGGCCTGCTTCCGCACCCTCCGGGAGCTGGCCGACGACCTGGGCCTGCCCGAGCGTTCCATGGGCATGTCCGACGACCTGGAGGCGGCGGTGGCCGAGGGCGCCACGCTGGTGCGCGTCGGCACCGCCCTCTTCGGGCCCCGCGGGGGCGGAGTCGCGTCCGCCCCCGACACGACCAGTTAGGCTGCCCCGCTCAGGAGGACCGATGGCGACCATGTGGCGCAAGGCGATGCTCTACCTCGGGCTGGGCCCCGACGAGGAGTACGACGACTACGACCCGGGCTACGACGACGCCGCGCCGCGCCCGGCGCCCGGTCGCCAGGCCCCGGCGCCCCCCCCGGCGGTCGGTTACGACGACCGCGACCGGGAGCGCGACGTGGGCGAGCCGTCGGCCATCGGCACGGTGCGGCCCATGGGCCCCAGCCGGCCCGACCCGGGCCCCCCGGCCGGCGACTTCGCCACCCAGGTGGGCTCCGGCACCGGCGTGGTGGCCCGACCCCGGCCCAAGGTGGTGCGGCCCATGCCCGTGGCCTCCACCGCCCGGCCCCGCCTGGTGGTGCCCCTCACCTTCAACCAGGCCCAGGAGCTGGCCGACACGTTCAAGGGGGGCCAGCCGGTGGTGATGAACCTGCGCCACGCCGAGCGCGAGGTGTCCCGGCGCCTCATCGACTTCTGCAGCGGCCTCTGCTACGGCCTCGGCGGCCGCATGGAGAAGCTGGACAGCCAGGTCTACCTGCTGTGCCCCAGCACGGTCGAGGTCTCGGCCGAGGAGCGGGACCGCCTGCGCGACCGGGGCTACGAGGACTGAGACCAGCCCTCCATGTTCATCCTCACCGCGCTGTGCTTCGCAGCTTTCCTGTACCAGTTCGTCATCTTCGCGGCCATCATCATCAGCTGGTTCCCGGTCGAGCCGGGCTCCGGCCTGGAGCGGGTCCGCGACGTGCTCCACGCCCTCACCGAGCCGGTGCTGGGGCCCCTGCGCCGGGCCATCCCGGCGGTGCGGTTGGGGGGCTTCGCTCTGGACCTGTCGCCCCTCATCGTGCTCATCGGCCTGAGCATCCTGCGGCAGGTGCTCTGCTGAGCGGACGTGCGGTGCCCCCGACGGGTCGCTGACTAACCTCGGCGGCATGGACCTCTCCTCGAGCCTCGCTGGCACCAAGGAGTTCCGCATCGTCAAGCGGGGCTACGACCCCGACGAGGTGGACGCCTTCCTCGACCAGATCGCCCTCGGGGTCGCCGAGCTCAAGCGCAAGCTGGTCGAGTCGGGTGACCAGGCCCCCGCACCGGCCGCCACCCCGGAGCCGTCGCGGGCCGACGCCGAGGAGATCCACCGGGCCCTGATCCTGGCCCAGCGGGCCGCCGACGAGGAGGTCCGCAAGGCCGCGGCCGAGGGCGAGGCCGTGGTGGCCGAGGCCCGCGAGCGAGCCGCCGAGCTGCTGCGGGAGGCCGACCGCGACGTGTCCGAGCGGCGCGAGCAGGCGCGGGTCGGGCTGTTGGACGAGATCTCCGGCCTGGAGGCCCGCCGCGACGGCCTGGCCGCCGACGTGGTCGTGCTGGAACGCCACGTGGACGAGCAGCGCGAGGTGGTGCAGGCCGCGGTGGGCGAGCTCCAGTCCCTGCTCGACCACCCCGAGGCCTTCCGGGTGGCCCCGGCCGGCGCCCCCGGCGCCGGCCCGGCCCCGGGCACCACGGCCCCCGTCGCCCCCACGCCGCCGCCGGCCACGGCCGAGGCCGCGGGCGGCGACGACGACGACGAGGAGGGCGATGCGGCGGCCGTGGCCGCTGACCAGCCCGCCGACGAGGACCAGCACGCACCGCTCCCCGGGCGCGACGACCTGGCCCACGCCCTGAACCTCCACCACGGCGACGAGGACGATGAGGCCATCGACCTGGTGGAGCCGCCCGTCGACACCGGGCCGCCCACCCAGGCCCTCGACCAGGTCGAGGCCGGTGAGGACGACGACGACGCCTTCCTGGCCGAGCTGCGCAAGGCCATGCTCGACGACGAGCCCCTGGGGCCCCGCGACGCCGCCCTGCTGCCCGGCCCCCGGGCCGAGGAGGTGGCCCGCCCCCGGGCCCGCTTCGGGCGCCGCCGCTGAGCCGGCCCGGCGCCGGGAGGGGAGGCGGGACCCACCTGGCTATGCTGCGGCACCCTTTGTCCTGCAGAAGGTGGAGAGCCGATGGCGAAGACGGCGAAGAAGTCGCCCGCCAAGAAGGTCCCGGCCAAGAAGGTGCCCGTCAAGAAGGCGGCGGCCAAGGCCGCTCCCACCAGGTCCTCGGTCAAGGCCGCCAAGCCGGCGTCGGCCAAGGCCCCCGCGGCCAGGGCCGCCTCGGGCAAGGCCGCCTCCACCAAGGCCACCTCGGCCAAGGGATCGGCCAAGTCCGCCTCGACGAAGGCCGCGCCGGCCAAGGCCAAGGCCGCCTCGGGCAAGGCGCCGGGCAAGGCCAAGGCTGCTCCGACCACGGCCAAAGCGGCTCCGGCGAAGGCTGCTCCGGGCAAGGCCAAGGCGGCTCCGGCGAAGGCTGCTCCGGGTAAGGCCAAGGCGCCGCCGTTCCCGGCCCGGTTCCTGGAGGCCCAACGCAAGGCCCTGGTGGAGGAGCGGGCCACCTACCTGGGCCAGGCCGAGAGCCTCAAGGCCGAGGCCGACTCCCTGGTGGCCGACATCGACCCCGGCGACGTCCAGTTCGACGAGGAGTCGGGCGAGGGCGACACCCTGGCCATCGAGCGCGAGCGCGACCTGGCCCTGTCGGCCCAGGCCCGCCAGGCGGTGGAGGAGATCGACCACGCCCTGGCCAAGTTCGAGGACGGCACCTACGGCATCTGCGAGGTGTCGGGCGAGCCCATCCCCCGGGAGCGCCTGGAGGCCATCCCCTGGGCCCGGGAGAAGGTCGAGTACAAGATCGGGGGGCTGGGCCGTCGCTGACCGGGTGGTCGACGGCGCCGAGGCGCCGGCCGAGCCCACGTCGCCCGTCCGGGCCCGCCGGCTGGGAGCCGTCGGGTTGGTGGCGGCCGCCGTCGTGGCCGCCGACCAGGGCACCAAGCAGTGGGCCCTCGAGCGCCTGTCCGGCGGCCGCATCGTCGAGGTGGTGGGCTCCCTCCGCTTCGCCCTCACCTTCAACACGGGCATGGCCTTCAGCCGGGGCGACGGCGCCAACCTGGGGCCGTTCATCGCCGTGCTGGCCCTGGGCGTGGTCGGCTGGCTCCTGTGGTCCGGCCACAGCGCCACCGCCCTGGGCGCCCTGGCCTCGGGCCTGGTGGCCGGCGGGGCCCTCGGCAACCTGGCCGACCGGGCCCTCCGGTCCGGCCCCTACGGGGCCGAGGCCGGGTTCATGGGCGGGGCGGTGGTCGACTTCATCGACCTCCAGTGGTGGCCGGTGTTCAACGTGGCCGACTCCGGCGTGGTGGTGGGTGCCCTGCTCCTGGTGGTGACCTCGTTCCGCGAGCCGCACCCGGTCGCGGCTCGGTGACGGGCCGGCGCCCGTGACCCGCCGGGTGGAGGTGGTGCCGGCGGCCCTGGCCGGCGAGCGCCTGGACCGGGTGGTCGCCCTGGTCGGGGACGTCAGCCGGGCCGACGCCGCCGCCCTGCTGGCCGCCGGCCGGGTGGCGGTGGACGGGGCCGTGGCCCGCAAGCCGTCGCTGCGCCTGGCCGAGGGGGTCGAGGTGGAGGTGCAGCTCGAGGACGGCCCGGCCGGGCCCGTGGTGGCCCCCGACCCCGACGTGGTGGTGCCCGTGGTGCGCGAGGACCCGGCCTTCCTGGTGGTCGACAAGCCCGCCGGCCTGGTGGTGCACCCCGGGGCCGGCCACCCGGGGGGGACGCTGGCGGCCGGGCTCCTGGCCCGGTACCCGGAGCTGGCCGGGGTGGGGGAGCCCGACCGCCCGGGGCTGGTCCACCGCCTCGACCGCGACACCTCCGGCCTGCTGGTGGTGGCCCGCACCCCCGAGGCCCACGCGGACCTGGTGGGCCAGCTCCAGGCCCGCACCGTGGAGCGCCGCTACCTGGCCCTGGTGGACGGCCACCCCGAGGCGCCGCAGGGGGTGGTGGACGCCCCCATCGGGCGCTCGCCCCGCCGGCCCACCCTCATGGAGGTCCGGGCCGACGGCCGGGAGGCCCGCACCCGGTACGAGGTGCGGGAGACCTTCGCCGAGCCCGCCCCGGTGGCGCTGGTGCGGTGCCGCCTGGAGACCGGGCGCACCCACCAGATCCGGGTGCACCTGAAGGCCATCGGCCACCCGGTGGTGGGCGACGACCGCTACCTCGGGGCCACCCGGGTGGTCTCGTGCCCCCGCACCTTCCTGCACGCCGAGCGGCTGGCCTTCCGCCACCCGGTGACCGGGGCGGCGGTCGAGGTGGCCTCGGACCTGGCCCCCGACCTGGCCGCGGTGCTGGCCGGGCTGCGGGCGGGGGCGCGACACCCGGCCTGACGGGCCTGTGACCGATTGCATATCGGCGTCGCCGCCGGGTAGGGGCCAGCCGTACGGGCCCCCCGCCCCCGGAGCTGCCGCCGTCATGATCCGCACCCCCGTCCTCCGCCTCGGCCTGGTCGCCGTGCTGGCCGTGGGGGCGGTGGCGTGCGGCGGGGGGGAGGAGGGCGGGGTGCCGGTGGTGCGCTGGTACGCCCGGGACGAGGCCGGCGAGGTGTTCGGGGCCGCCATCGAGGACTGCAACGCAGCGGCCGAGGGGCGCTACCGGATCGAGCTGGTGCCGCTGCCGGCCAACGCCGACGAGCAGCGCGAGCAGCTGGTGCGCCGCCTGGCTGCCGAGGACGCCGACATCGACCTCATGAACATGGACGTGCCGTGGACGGCCGAGTTCGCCAACGCGGGCTGGATCCGCCCCTGGCCCGACGACCGGGTCGAGGCGGCCACCGAGGGGCGGCTGGCCACCTCGGTCGAGACCGCCACCTACGACGACACCCTCTACGGCATCCCCCTCAACGCCAACGCCCAGCTCCTCTGGTACCGCTCCGACCTGGCGGAGGAGGCCCCCGCCACCTGGGACGCCATGCTGGCCGAGGCCGACGACCTCGAGGCCGCCGGCGAGCCCCACGTGATCTGGGAGCAGGGCCAGCGCTACGAGGGCCTGGTGGTCTGGTTCACGTCGCTCCTGGCCTCGGCCGGGGGCACCATCCTGGACGAGGAGGGCACCCGGGTCACGCTGGAGCCCGAGCCCACCCGCCGGGCCCTGGAGGTCATGCGGGCCTACTCCCGCTCCCCCCACGCCCCGCCGGCCCTGGCCACGGCCCAGGAGGACCAGGGCCGCCAGGGCTGGGAGGGCGGCGACGCCGCCTTCATGGTCAACTACGGCTTCGTGTGGCCCAGCGCCAACGAGCTGGCCCCCGACATCGCCGCCACCATGGCCTGGGGCCCCTTCCCCTCGGTGGAGCCCGACGTGCCGTCCAAGGTGGCCATCGGCGGCTTCAACATCGGCATCGGCGCCCACGGCGACCACCCGGACCTGGCCGTCGAGGCCGCCACCTGCCTGGCCGGCGAGGACAACCAGGCCCGCAACGCCACCGACGCCGGCCTGCTGCCGGTGACCGAGGCCCTCTACGACGACCCGGCCGTGGCCGAGGCCGAGAAGGGCGGCACCCCGCTGTTCCCCTACGCCGCGGCCATGAAGGAGGCGCTCAGCACCGCGGTGCTGCGGCCCCGCACCCCGTACTACAACGACGTCTCGCTGGCCATCATCAGCATCCTGCACCCCACCGCCGAGATCGACCCCGAGGCCGCCGTCGAGCGCCTGCGGACCGCCATCGCCGCCGCCCTGAAGGGCGAGGGCCTCCTGTGAGCGCGCTGTCGAGCCGGGCCCGGTCGGAGCGGAAGCTGGGGTGGATGCTCTGCGCCCCGGCGGTGACGGTGATGCTGCTGGTCACCGCCTACCCCGTGGGCTACGCCCTCTGGCTGTCCCTCCAGCGCTACGACCTGCGCTTCCCGGAGGACCGGGAGTTCGTGGGCCTCCGCAACTACGGGGCCGTCCTGGGCAACGAGCTGTGGTGGCAGGACCTGGTCAACACCCTGGTCATCACGGCCGTGTCGGTGGTCATCGAGCTGGTCCTGGGCTTCGCCCTGGCCTTCGTCATGCACCGGGCCATCGTCGGCCGGGGCCTGGTGCGCAGCGCCGTCCTGGTGCCCTACGGGATCATCACCGTGGTCGCCGCCTTCGCCTGGCGCTTCGCCTTCGACCCCACCACCGGCTTCGTCAACGGGCTGGCCAACGTCGAGCAGAGCTGGTTCACGGAGCGGTGGAGCTCCTACCTGGTGATCATCCTGGCCGAGGTCTGGAAGACCACGCCGTTCATGTCGCTGCTGCTGCTGGCCGGCTTCACCCTGGTCCCCGACGACGTGGTCCGGGCCGCCCGGGTCGACGGGGCCTCGCCGGCGGTGCGGCTCCGCAAGGTCATCATCCCGCTCATGAAGCCGGCCATCCTGGTGGCACTGCTGTTCCGGACCCTGGACGCCTTCCGCATCTTCGACACCGTGTTCGTCATGACCCGGGGCGCCCAGGGCACGGAGAACGTGTCCATCCTGGGCTACAAGACCCTGATCGGCCGCCTGAACCTGGGCCTGGGCTCGGCCGTCTCGGTCCTGATCTTCGTCTGCGTGGTGATCATCGCCGTCCTGTTCGTCAAGGGCTTCGGGGCCAACCTGGCCCAGCAGCGGGGGGAGGACCTGTGAAGGCCCCGACCGGGCGTGACCGGTTCCTCTGGGGGCTGGGCATCGCCGTGGTGGTGGGCTACGCCCTGGTGCCGGTGGCGTGGATCGTCTCGCTGTCGCTCACGCCGGCCGAGGAGATCGGCACCGGCGGGTTCCTCCCCGACGACCCCACCCTGGCCAACTACACGGGGGCCGAGGGCGTGTTCAACGACCCGCAGTTCCCCTCCGCCCTGCGCAACTCGCTGGGCATCGCCCTGGTGGCCACCGTGCTGGCCGTGGTCCTGGCCACGTTCGCGGCCTACGCCATCGTCCGCCTCGACTTCCGGGGCAAGGCGGTGGTCATGTCGGGCGCCCTGGCCATCGCCATGTTCCCGCCGGTGGCCATCATCGGCCCCCTGTTCGACATGTGGCGGACCCTCGGGTTCTACGACACGTGGCCGGGCCTGATCATCCCGTACATGACCTTCACCCTGCCCCTGGCCATCTGGACCCTGTCGGCCTTCTTCCGGGAGATCCCCTGGGACCTGGACAAGGCGGCCCGCATCGACGGGGCCACCCCGTTCCAGGCCTTCCGCAAGGTCATCGCCCCCCTGGCCGCGCCGGGCATGTTCACCTCGGCCATCCTCGTCTTCATCTTCGCCTGGAACGACTTCTTGTTCGCCACGTCGCTCACGTCCACCAACCGGGCCCGCACCGTCCCGGCCGCCATCACGTTCTTCACCGGATCGTCGCAGTTCACGTTCCCGACCGGCCAGATCGCCGCCGCCTCGGTGGTCGTGACCGTCCCCATCATCGTGATGGTCCTCGTCTTCCAGCGCCGCATCGTGTCCGGGCTCACCTCGGGCGCGGTCAAGGGCTGAGCCCCAGGAGGCACCGCACCCATGGCCGAGATCGTCCTCGACAAGGTCACCAAGCGCTACCCCGACGGCCACGAGGCGGTGAAGGGCGCCGAGGTCACCATCGGTGACGGCGAGTTCTTCATCCTGGTCGGCCCCTCGGGCTGCGGGAAGTCGACGCTGCTCAACATGATCGTGGGCCTGGAGGACATCACCGAGGGGGAGATGCGGGTCGACGGCCAGCGGGTCAACGACGTGGACCCCAAGGACCGCAACATGGCCATGGTGTTCCAGAGCTACGCCATCTACCCCCACATGACGGTGCGCCAGAACATGGAGTTCCCGCTCAAGCTGCGGAAGATGAGCGGGGACGAGGTGGCCCGCCGGGTGGAGGAGGCGGCCGGGCTCCTGGAGCTGACCGAGCACCTCGACCGGCGCCCCGGCCACCTGTCGGGCGGCCAGCGCCAGCGGGTGGCCATGGGCCGGGCCATCGTGCGGGAGCCGGCGGCCTTCCTCATGGACGAGCCCCTGTCCAACCTGGACGCCAAGCTCCGGGTCCAGATGCGCACCACCATCTCCAAGCTCCAGCAGCGCCTGGGCACCACCACCGTCTACGTCACCCACGACCAGGTCGAGGCCATGACCCTGGGCGACCGGGTGGCGGTCATGCGCCGGGGCGTGGTCCAGCAGGTGGGCTCCCCCCGGGAGCTGTACCGGCAACCCGCCAACCTGTTCGTGGCCGGGTTCATCGGCTCCCCGGCCATGAACCTGCTGCCCGGCGAGCTCGACGGCCGCCACCTCCGCCTGCCCATGGTCGAGATGGAGCTGGCCCCCGACGTGGCCGACCGCCTGGTCGAGGGGGCCCAGGGCAAGGTCATCGCCGGCATCCGCCCCGAGAACTTCGAGGACGTGGCCCTGGTCGGCGACCCGGACGCCCCCGGCGTCACCTTCACGGCCGACATCGACGTCATCGAGTGGCTGGGCTCCGAGCTGTTCGCCCACTTCGAGGTGGCCGGCTCGGCCGCCCAGGAGCTGACCGACCTGGCCGCCGACCTGGAGACGGTGGCCATCGGCCGGGCCGGCGAGGACCACGCCGAGGTGGTGGCCCGCCTCGACGTGCGCAGCGAGGCCCGGGAGGGCCGCGACCTGGAGCTGTGGCTCGACACCCGCAGCGTGCACCTGTTCGACCCCGACAGCGGCGACGCCCTGGTGCGCCGGCCCGACTGAGGGCGACCCGGCCGGCGGCGGGGTCAGCCGGCGGCGGGCTCGGGCCAGGGGGCCTGGCCCCGGGTGATGGCGGCCACGTCGGCCAGGGTGCGGGCCTCCAGCAGGGTCCGCATCTGGCGCCCGGCGTCGGCCCACACCGCCAGCAGCACGCACTGGCCCTCGTGGTCGCAGGCCCCGTTCTGGTGGGGCTCGCCGAAGTCGCCGACCACGATGGGCCCGTCCACGGCCGAGACCACCTGGGCCAGCGTGATCTCCGCCGGCTCGCGGGCCAGGACGTACCCGCCGCCCACGCCCCGCTTGGAGCGGACCAGGCCCGCCCCCTTCAGGGCCAGCAGGATCTGTTCGAGGTAGGGCTGGGGGAGGCCGGTGCGCTCGGCGATGTCGCGCACCGCGGTGGGGGCCTCCTCCGGGTGGAGGGTGAGGGAGAGGAGGGCCCGGCACGCGTAGTCGCCCCTGGTGGAGACCTTCACACCGGCCATGGTACGGGCCGGTGCCGCCGGCGGTCCCCTCCGGCCCCGGGGCGTGCCGCCGGCGGGCGGGGAGGCCGGTAGGGTCACCGGGCACCCGGGAGGTCCGGGGGCACGGAAGGGGCTGGCGTGGGACCGCGTCCTCTGCGACCCGACTACGGCGGGGCCTGCATCTCGAACCTGGTCCCGGCGCTGCTGGAGCCGGGCGACACCGCGCCGGCGTGGCTGCCGGCGGCGGCGTGGGAGGCCGACCAGGTCGTCCTCCTGGTGCTCGACGGCCTGGGCTGGGACCAGCTCCAGGACCGGCGGGCCCTGGCCCCCACCCTGGCCGCCATGGCCGGCGGGCCCATCACCAGCGTCACCCCGACGACCACGGCCACCGCCCTCACCTCCATCGCCACCGGCCTCACCCCCGGGGAGCACGGCGTGGTCGGCTACCGGGTGGCGGTGGGGGGCGAGGTGCTGAACGTGCTCCGGTGGTCGACCGCCGACGGTGACGCCCGGCGCCGCATCGCCCCCGAGCAGTTCCAGCGCCACCCGGCCTTCGCCTCCCAGCGCCCGGCGGTGGTCACCAAGGCCGAGTTCTCGTCCTCGGGCTTCAGCGGGGCCCACCTGTGCGAGGTCCGCTTCCACGGCTACCGGGTGCCCTCCACCCTGGTCACCGAGGTCCGGCGCCTGCTGCGGGCCGGCGAGCCGTTCGTCTACGCCTACTACGACGGCATCGACAAGGTGGCCCACGAGTACGGCCTGGGGGAGCACTACGACGCCGAGGTGGCGGCGGCGGACCGCCTGGTGGCCGAGGTCCGCGCCACCCTGCCGCCGGGCGCCGTCCTGGTCGTCACCGCCGATCACGGCCAGGTCCACGTGGGGGACCGCATCGTCCCGCTCCACGCCGAGCTCGTCCCCCACGTGGCCTACCAGTCGGGCGAGGGCCGGTTCCGCTGGCTCCACGCCCGCTCCGGGCGCACCGCCGCCCTGCTGGACGCGGCCCAGGCCCACCACGCCGATGTGGCCTGGGTGGTGACCCGCGACGAGACCATCGACGACGGCTGGTGGGGCCCCAAGGTCACCGACGAGGCCCGGTCCCGGTTGGGCGACGTGGCCCTGGTGGCCCGGGAGCCGGTCTCGTTCCACGACGACGCCGACACCGGACCCTTCGTCCTGGTGGGCCGGCACGGCTCGCTGACCGAGGCCGAGATGCTGGTCCCGTGTCTCGTGGGCGCCCCCTAGCCTGGACCGTCGACCCCGAGTCGCCCGTCGCAGGAGAGAACCCCATGCCCGACACGCAGCCCGCCGCCGACCCCACCGCCCTGCAGGGCGAGCTGCTCGACCCGTCCGCCGACGGCCAGGGCCAGGGCGAGCGCCGGGAGGCGGTGGAGGAGCCGGCCAAGCTCATGCGCATCGGCTCGATGATCAAGCAGCTCCTGGAGGAGGTGCGCAGCGCCGAGCTGGACGAGGCGGCCCGGGCCCGGCTCAAGGAGATCTACGAGACGTCGCTGGCCGAGCTGGGCTCGGCCCTCTCCGAGGACCTGCGCGACGAGCTGGACCGGGTGGCCATCCCGTTCGGCGACACCGCCTCGGTGCCCTCGGAGCCCGAGCTGCGGGTGGCCCAGGCCCAGCTGGTGGGGTGGCTGGAGGGCCTGTTCCACGGCATCCAGGCCACCCTCTTCGCCCAGCAGATGGCAGCCCGGGCCCAGTTGGAGGACATGCGCCGCCAGCTCCCCTCCGGGCCCGGCGGCCCCGGTCCCGGCCCCGGCCCCGGTCCCGGGGGGCCCGGCGCCATGGGCGAGCCCGGCGCCGGCACGTACCTCTAGGGGGAGGCCCGGTCCCGTGGTGGGAACCGGGGGTGCGTGGTACGGTCCGAATCACAGCGGTGTCATTCATCCACAGGGTGTGGAGAACATCTGTGGACGCGCTGTGGACCGCCGGGTCCGCCCGGCCCGCCGCTGGTCGAGGAGGTTCCGTGGGCGACTCGTTCACCCACCTGCACACCCACACCGAGTACTCGATGCTCGACGGCGCTTCCCGGATCGAGTCCGTGGTGGCGGCGGCGGCGGCCGACGGGCAGCCGGCCCTGGGCATCACCGACCACGGCAACATGTACGGGGTCCTGCCCTTCTACAAGGCGTGCCGGGACCACCAGATCACCCCGGTGCTGGGCTTCGAGGCCTACATGGCCCACGAGCACCGCACGGAGCGCATCCAGACCCGGGGCAAGGTCGACGACACCGGGGGCGAGGGTGACGGGGGCAAGAAGGCCTACTACCACCTGACGCTGCTGGCCGAGACCAACACCGGCTACCGCAACCTGATCCAGCTGGCCTCCCGGGCCTTCATGGAGGGCTACTACCGCAAGCCCAAGGTGGACTGGGAGACCCTGGCCGACCACGCCGAGGGCGTGATCGCCACCACCGGCTGCCTGGGGGGCCACGTCCTCCAGTCCCTGCTGGCCGGGAACGAGAAGGCGGCCCTGCAGAAGGCGGCCCGCCTCCAGGAGATCTTCGGGCGCGACAACCTGTTCGTGGAGCTGCAGGACCACGGCATCCCCGAGCAGCACCGCACCAACCCGATGCTCATCGACATCGCCCGCCGCCTCGGGGCGCCGCTGCTGGCCACCAACGACAGCCACTACACCCACGCCGAGGACGCCGAGGGCCACGACGCCCTGCTGTGCGTCCAGACCGGGGCGCTGCTGGCCCAGGGCGAGAACGAGCGGTTCAAGTTCAAGGGCAGCGGCCACTACCTGAAGTCGGCGGCAGAGATGCGGCACCTGTTCCGCGACGTGGAGGTGGCCTGTGACAACAGCCTGTGGATCGCCGAGCGGGCCGACGTCACCATCGACTTCGGCGAGTCCAAGCTGCCCAGCTTCCCGCTGCCCGAGGGCTTCGCCACCGACGCCGAGCACCTGCGCCACCTGACCATGGAGGGGGCGCGAGAGCGGTGGGGGGCCGAGCTGCCCGACCGGGTGGTGGAGCGGCTGGCCTATGAGCTCCAGGTCATCGACGACATGGGGTTCTCGGCCTACTTCCTCATCACCTGGGACCTCATCCGCCACGCCCGGGAGTCGGGCATCCGGGTGGGCCCGGGGCGGGGGAGCGCGGCCGGGTGCGCGGTGGCGTACTCGCTGCGCATCACCGACCTCGACCCCATCGAGTACGACCTGCTGTTCGAGCGCTTCCTCAACCCCAGCCGCATCTCGATGCCCGACATCGACATGGACTTCGACTCCCGCTACCGGGACGAGATGATCCGGTACGCGGCCGAGCGCTACGGCCGCGACCACGTCGCCCAGATCGTCACCTTCTCCACCATCAAGGCCCGGGCCGCCGTGCGCGACGCCGCCCGGGTGCTCGGCTACCCGTACGCGGTGGGCGACAAGGTGGCCAAGGCCATGCCGCCGCTCGTCATGGGCCGCGACACGCCGCTGTACGCCTGCATGGACGAGCACCCGAAGTACGTCGACGGCTTCAAGATGGCTGCCGACCTGCGCGAGATGTACGCCACCGACCCTGACGCCCGCCAGGTGATCGACGTGGCCAAGGGGCTCGAGGGGCTGCGCCGCCAGGACGGCATCCATGCCGCCGCGGTGGTGATCACCAAGGAGCCCCTCACCGAGTACACGCCCATCCAGCGCAAGCCGGAGAGCGGCCAGGACCCCGAGGACGCCCCGGTCGTCACCCAGTACGAGATGAACGGCGTCGAAGAGCTCAGCCTGCTGAAGATGGACTTCCTGGGGCTGCGCAACCTCGACGTCATCTCCGACGCCCTGCAGCTCATCA
This genomic window from Acidimicrobiales bacterium contains:
- a CDS encoding YggS family pyridoxal phosphate-dependent enzyme, whose translation is MIPCTVPAAELAARLAGVRRRIEAAGGDPEAVRVVGVTKGFDRSAVERAREAGLADLGESYAQEMVAKAPGPEPGLRWHWVGRLQRNKVRQVAPLVALWHSIDRAELGAEVARRAPGASVLAQVNTSGEASKAGCPPGRVAALVADLRAEGLAVAGLMTVAAPGPAAARACFRTLRELADDLGLPERSMGMSDDLEAAVAEGATLVRVGTALFGPRGGGVASAPDTTS
- a CDS encoding cell division protein SepF gives rise to the protein MATMWRKAMLYLGLGPDEEYDDYDPGYDDAAPRPAPGRQAPAPPPAVGYDDRDRERDVGEPSAIGTVRPMGPSRPDPGPPAGDFATQVGSGTGVVARPRPKVVRPMPVASTARPRLVVPLTFNQAQELADTFKGGQPVVMNLRHAEREVSRRLIDFCSGLCYGLGGRMEKLDSQVYLLCPSTVEVSAEERDRLRDRGYED
- a CDS encoding YggT family protein encodes the protein MFILTALCFAAFLYQFVIFAAIIISWFPVEPGSGLERVRDVLHALTEPVLGPLRRAIPAVRLGGFALDLSPLIVLIGLSILRQVLC
- a CDS encoding DivIVA domain-containing protein, with the protein product MDLSSSLAGTKEFRIVKRGYDPDEVDAFLDQIALGVAELKRKLVESGDQAPAPAATPEPSRADAEEIHRALILAQRAADEEVRKAAAEGEAVVAEARERAAELLREADRDVSERREQARVGLLDEISGLEARRDGLAADVVVLERHVDEQREVVQAAVGELQSLLDHPEAFRVAPAGAPGAGPAPGTTAPVAPTPPPATAEAAGGDDDDEEGDAAAVAADQPADEDQHAPLPGRDDLAHALNLHHGDEDDEAIDLVEPPVDTGPPTQALDQVEAGEDDDDAFLAELRKAMLDDEPLGPRDAALLPGPRAEEVARPRARFGRRR
- a CDS encoding TraR/DksA C4-type zinc finger protein, translating into MAKTAKKSPAKKVPAKKVPVKKAAAKAAPTRSSVKAAKPASAKAPAARAASGKAASTKATSAKGSAKSASTKAAPAKAKAASGKAPGKAKAAPTTAKAAPAKAAPGKAKAAPAKAAPGKAKAPPFPARFLEAQRKALVEERATYLGQAESLKAEADSLVADIDPGDVQFDEESGEGDTLAIERERDLALSAQARQAVEEIDHALAKFEDGTYGICEVSGEPIPRERLEAIPWAREKVEYKIGGLGRR
- a CDS encoding signal peptidase II, which encodes MVDGAEAPAEPTSPVRARRLGAVGLVAAAVVAADQGTKQWALERLSGGRIVEVVGSLRFALTFNTGMAFSRGDGANLGPFIAVLALGVVGWLLWSGHSATALGALASGLVAGGALGNLADRALRSGPYGAEAGFMGGAVVDFIDLQWWPVFNVADSGVVVGALLLVVTSFREPHPVAAR
- a CDS encoding RluA family pseudouridine synthase, whose translation is MTRRVEVVPAALAGERLDRVVALVGDVSRADAAALLAAGRVAVDGAVARKPSLRLAEGVEVEVQLEDGPAGPVVAPDPDVVVPVVREDPAFLVVDKPAGLVVHPGAGHPGGTLAAGLLARYPELAGVGEPDRPGLVHRLDRDTSGLLVVARTPEAHADLVGQLQARTVERRYLALVDGHPEAPQGVVDAPIGRSPRRPTLMEVRADGREARTRYEVRETFAEPAPVALVRCRLETGRTHQIRVHLKAIGHPVVGDDRYLGATRVVSCPRTFLHAERLAFRHPVTGAAVEVASDLAPDLAAVLAGLRAGARHPA
- a CDS encoding ABC transporter substrate-binding protein; the protein is MIRTPVLRLGLVAVLAVGAVACGGGEEGGVPVVRWYARDEAGEVFGAAIEDCNAAAEGRYRIELVPLPANADEQREQLVRRLAAEDADIDLMNMDVPWTAEFANAGWIRPWPDDRVEAATEGRLATSVETATYDDTLYGIPLNANAQLLWYRSDLAEEAPATWDAMLAEADDLEAAGEPHVIWEQGQRYEGLVVWFTSLLASAGGTILDEEGTRVTLEPEPTRRALEVMRAYSRSPHAPPALATAQEDQGRQGWEGGDAAFMVNYGFVWPSANELAPDIAATMAWGPFPSVEPDVPSKVAIGGFNIGIGAHGDHPDLAVEAATCLAGEDNQARNATDAGLLPVTEALYDDPAVAEAEKGGTPLFPYAAAMKEALSTAVLRPRTPYYNDVSLAIISILHPTAEIDPEAAVERLRTAIAAALKGEGLL